The Streptomyces sp. Je 1-332 genome has a window encoding:
- the haaT gene encoding cyclophane-containing RiPP biosynthesis TPR protein HaaT yields the protein MAIAVVAGGGAATTILVGLVTNAVSETSNWPSWLGWMQRHAWLSFALLGLALVGLTAMLAALSDIGTASRSPEPVIRPDDGVGTPGAALVLRSLPRDTTAFTNRSVELERLQQSVDASQARGESLPVHVIDGMPGVGKTTFAVHAGHSLASRFPDGQLFVNLNGHTPGRNPVQATEALASLLAATGVPTQQIPVGDDIGAVTEARAALWRSQLAGRKALLILDNAASYRQLEPLLPGGSECLVLVTSRRRLAAHEEVAMAVAALPPDHAIGLFTQLSGRSPESLEPAVLDELVQLCGYLPLGVSLLAARLRHRPAWSVEDLLARLLATRDRLGEMRAGERAMGATFDLSYQDLPEARQRFFRRLSLHPGADIDAYVSAALDSIAVTDARRHLDALYDDHLIDENPESRYRLHDLLRDYARGLADEEDSMTQAQAVERVGTYYLAALSDANMHIIRSGSDAGAPPLPGPSGGGAPAVELPVMGTRNDALGWLERERANMLACIEQANSLTLHSLVVRLAAALAPFLRHAGPWDQAAGLHRVAAEAARRTGDRQGLADALAELGVVRRFMASYAEAARALNEAVAEYEAIDDLRGKAKALNQVGIVGYMTADNEAAARSQTEALAIFRELSDRLGQANALADLGMVQRQASHFAEGLETQTEALRLYREINDRYGEANSLRDLGVVHCLMGDYALAGQRHREAYDIYCALDDRNHQAYALNELGVVRRLTGDPDGAREAHHRALEYFTELGDRFGRANSIRHLAVLERHTGRAAEAVSAQEEALAIYRELGSRGGEAASLSELGAARASAGDVRGAAAAFEQSLGILRELGDRCGEAEVLNHWGVLQSNSGEPNSGRTRFREALRLAREVRCPLEEARALEGIGRCASAAGDREGWDTELREALAIYRQLGAGRAVAEVERLLAAQAG from the coding sequence ATGGCAATCGCTGTCGTTGCCGGCGGCGGCGCGGCGACAACCATTCTGGTCGGGCTTGTCACGAACGCGGTGTCCGAGACGTCGAACTGGCCCTCGTGGCTCGGCTGGATGCAGCGGCACGCCTGGTTGTCGTTCGCCCTGCTGGGCCTGGCGTTAGTCGGCTTAACTGCCATGCTTGCCGCCCTCTCCGACATTGGGACGGCCAGCAGAAGCCCGGAGCCGGTTATCCGGCCGGACGATGGTGTGGGTACGCCGGGCGCAGCCCTGGTTCTTCGCTCGCTGCCTCGGGATACCACCGCGTTCACCAACCGGTCCGTGGAACTTGAGCGGTTGCAGCAGTCCGTGGATGCCTCTCAGGCGCGCGGGGAGTCGCTTCCCGTTCACGTGATCGATGGGATGCCCGGCGTCGGCAAGACGACCTTCGCCGTGCACGCCGGACATTCGCTGGCGTCACGGTTCCCGGATGGCCAGCTCTTCGTGAACTTGAACGGGCATACGCCAGGGCGGAATCCGGTGCAGGCGACCGAGGCGCTGGCCTCGCTCTTGGCGGCTACCGGGGTGCCCACGCAGCAGATACCAGTTGGGGACGACATCGGGGCCGTCACCGAGGCGCGAGCCGCCCTGTGGCGGAGTCAGCTGGCGGGGCGGAAGGCGTTGCTCATCCTCGACAACGCTGCCAGCTACCGGCAGTTGGAGCCATTGCTGCCCGGCGGGAGTGAGTGTCTGGTGCTTGTCACCAGTCGGCGGCGACTGGCGGCACACGAGGAAGTTGCGATGGCCGTCGCGGCTCTGCCACCGGATCATGCGATCGGCTTGTTCACGCAGCTCAGTGGGCGGTCACCGGAGAGCCTCGAACCAGCGGTGCTGGATGAGCTGGTTCAGCTGTGCGGGTATCTGCCACTGGGGGTGTCGCTGCTTGCCGCGCGCTTACGGCACCGACCTGCCTGGAGTGTCGAAGATCTGCTGGCAAGGCTGCTGGCAACACGGGACCGGCTTGGTGAGATGCGGGCCGGTGAACGGGCAATGGGTGCGACCTTCGACCTCTCCTATCAGGATCTGCCAGAAGCGCGACAGCGGTTCTTCCGGCGACTCAGCCTTCACCCAGGGGCGGATATTGACGCTTATGTCAGTGCCGCGCTTGACTCGATAGCGGTCACAGATGCCCGACGGCACCTCGACGCGCTCTACGACGACCACTTGATCGACGAGAACCCGGAGAGCCGCTACCGGCTGCACGACCTCTTACGCGACTACGCCCGCGGCCTCGCTGACGAGGAGGACAGCATGACCCAGGCACAGGCAGTCGAGCGCGTGGGCACCTACTACCTGGCTGCTCTCAGCGATGCGAACATGCACATCATCCGGAGTGGTTCGGATGCGGGAGCCCCTCCCCTGCCCGGCCCGTCGGGTGGCGGGGCGCCAGCCGTCGAGCTTCCCGTCATGGGGACGCGGAACGACGCGCTTGGATGGCTGGAGCGTGAGCGCGCCAACATGCTGGCCTGCATCGAACAGGCGAACTCTCTGACGCTGCACTCCCTGGTCGTGCGGCTCGCCGCGGCCCTGGCACCCTTCCTGCGGCATGCGGGACCCTGGGACCAAGCCGCCGGCCTCCACCGCGTCGCCGCGGAGGCCGCCCGGCGGACTGGAGATCGGCAAGGGCTCGCCGACGCGCTGGCCGAACTCGGAGTCGTACGCCGATTCATGGCCAGCTACGCAGAGGCGGCTCGGGCCCTGAACGAGGCGGTTGCGGAGTACGAGGCCATCGACGATCTGCGCGGCAAGGCGAAGGCGCTGAACCAGGTCGGCATCGTCGGGTACATGACGGCCGACAACGAGGCCGCTGCGCGGTCCCAGACGGAGGCCCTGGCGATCTTCCGTGAGCTGAGCGACCGGCTCGGGCAGGCCAACGCGCTCGCAGACCTGGGGATGGTGCAACGGCAGGCCAGCCACTTCGCAGAGGGGCTCGAAACGCAGACCGAGGCGCTACGCCTCTATCGCGAGATCAACGACCGCTACGGAGAAGCTAATTCGTTACGCGATCTCGGCGTGGTGCACTGCCTCATGGGGGACTACGCACTGGCCGGGCAGCGGCACCGCGAGGCGTACGACATCTACTGCGCGCTCGACGATCGCAATCACCAAGCCTATGCGCTGAATGAACTGGGCGTAGTGCGGCGGCTGACCGGTGATCCTGACGGAGCGCGGGAGGCTCACCACCGGGCGCTTGAGTACTTCACCGAGCTGGGCGACCGGTTCGGACGGGCCAACAGCATCCGGCACCTGGCTGTACTGGAGCGCCATACAGGGCGCGCGGCGGAGGCCGTCAGCGCGCAGGAGGAAGCGCTGGCTATCTACCGCGAACTCGGCAGCCGCGGCGGAGAAGCCGCCTCACTGAGCGAGTTGGGTGCTGCCCGGGCATCTGCCGGCGACGTGAGGGGCGCTGCGGCCGCCTTCGAGCAGAGTTTAGGGATTCTGCGTGAACTGGGCGATCGGTGCGGTGAGGCGGAGGTGCTGAACCACTGGGGCGTGCTGCAGAGCAACTCCGGGGAGCCGAACTCCGGACGCACGCGCTTCCGTGAGGCACTGCGTCTCGCGCGAGAGGTCCGGTGTCCATTGGAGGAGGCTCGCGCCCTGGAGGGAATCGGCCGCTGCGCGTCGGCAGCGGGAGATCGTGAAGGGTGGGACACGGAGCTACGTGAAGCCCTCGCCATCTACCGGCAGTTGGGGGCAGGCCGCGCGGTCGCTGAGGTCGAGCGGCTGCTGGCGGCACAGGCGGGGTGA
- the haaA gene encoding HaaA family cyclophane-containing RiPP peptide, whose translation MPPSSTVPSPSASNLDAPEVAPLPEVLNRVATRVQHRLTAEQSASNRTGDGAHAASVSWPWPL comes from the coding sequence ATGCCGCCGAGCAGCACTGTTCCCTCCCCTTCGGCCTCCAACCTGGATGCCCCAGAGGTCGCGCCGCTGCCTGAGGTCCTGAACCGTGTCGCCACCCGCGTGCAGCACCGGCTGACAGCCGAGCAGTCGGCGTCGAACCGCACTGGGGACGGCGCGCATGCCGCTTCAGTCTCCTGGCCGTGGCCGCTGTAA
- a CDS encoding FxsB family cyclophane-forming radical SAM/SPASM peptide maturase: MTSKYSHTPFHTFILKVANRCNIDCDYCYVFNSKDQAWRSLPARMSVEVAQAAAQRIAEHVVMYELRAVHVVLHGGEPLLAGPRHLGDLLRVLRDGITSDVEVHFELQTNGTLVSEAWLDLFEQYAVTVGVSLDGPPAANDRHRLTHASRSSAASAVRGIELLRSRPQLFAGLLAVVDLANDPVEVHDYLASFEPPVIDFGLPHGTHDAPPERNDPTVPEYGVWMSRVYDAWLAQPQYEHSVRMLEDIVALSSGAYGAVETLGLAPPASVVIESDGSIEGVDTLRSVEVGASWLGLDVFHESFDAAIHHPKLLHRQQGGGTAALAEECQRCPLVAVCGGGYLPHRFSSERGYQNPSVYCEDLAYLIRHVQGSLQRHGWALGSPGSRVP; this comes from the coding sequence ATGACCTCGAAGTACTCTCACACGCCGTTCCACACCTTCATCCTCAAGGTCGCGAACCGCTGCAACATCGACTGCGACTACTGCTACGTCTTCAACTCGAAGGACCAGGCGTGGCGGAGTCTGCCGGCGCGTATGAGTGTGGAGGTGGCGCAGGCTGCGGCTCAGCGCATCGCAGAGCATGTGGTCATGTATGAGCTGCGAGCCGTCCATGTCGTGCTGCACGGCGGAGAGCCTCTGCTCGCCGGGCCGCGGCATCTGGGGGATCTCCTCCGCGTCCTGAGGGACGGCATTACCTCGGACGTCGAGGTCCACTTCGAGCTACAGACCAACGGGACGCTCGTGTCGGAGGCGTGGCTCGATCTATTCGAGCAGTACGCGGTGACGGTGGGTGTCAGTCTCGACGGTCCTCCCGCCGCCAACGACCGGCACCGTCTGACTCACGCCTCGCGGTCGAGCGCGGCTTCGGCTGTGCGGGGCATTGAGCTGCTGCGGTCCCGGCCGCAGCTCTTCGCCGGGCTACTCGCGGTCGTGGATCTCGCGAACGATCCCGTGGAGGTGCATGACTACCTCGCGTCGTTCGAGCCACCGGTGATCGACTTCGGGCTGCCGCACGGGACGCATGACGCGCCGCCGGAGCGGAATGATCCGACCGTTCCGGAGTACGGGGTGTGGATGAGCCGCGTCTACGATGCTTGGCTCGCCCAGCCCCAGTACGAGCACAGCGTCCGGATGCTCGAAGACATCGTGGCGCTCAGCTCCGGTGCTTACGGCGCGGTCGAGACCCTTGGGCTCGCCCCGCCTGCCAGCGTCGTCATCGAGTCCGACGGCTCCATCGAAGGCGTGGACACCTTGCGCTCGGTCGAGGTGGGTGCCTCCTGGCTCGGGCTCGATGTCTTCCATGAATCGTTCGACGCGGCCATCCATCACCCCAAGCTCCTGCACCGACAGCAGGGCGGCGGGACGGCCGCGCTCGCGGAAGAGTGCCAGCGCTGTCCGTTGGTCGCGGTGTGCGGCGGGGGCTACCTTCCACATCGCTTCAGTTCCGAGCGTGGATATCAGAACCCCTCCGTCTACTGCGAGGACCTGGCGTATCTCATCCGACACGTTCAGGGTTCTCTACAGCGGCATGGCTGGGCGCTGGGAAGCCCCGGCTCGCGAGTCCCGTAG
- the haaN gene encoding cyclophane-containing RiPP N-acetyltransferase HaaN produces the protein MTVTIRPAEKSDVRAVAELIEEIERFYGTADADIQPFEERQTQVEEALFGSPPLASALLVEDEDDGVVGLAAYSFLWPSAGSTHSLFLKELYVRDTLRRQGIGVRLMDELRAVASARPGCSRVEWMTDRDNPDARAFYGALGFAEFDGKVVYRMKTGAE, from the coding sequence ATGACCGTGACAATCCGGCCCGCTGAGAAGAGCGACGTACGGGCCGTGGCAGAACTGATCGAGGAGATCGAGCGCTTCTACGGCACAGCGGATGCGGACATCCAGCCCTTCGAAGAGCGCCAGACGCAGGTCGAGGAGGCGCTGTTCGGTTCACCGCCGCTAGCCTCCGCCCTTCTCGTCGAAGATGAGGACGACGGAGTCGTGGGGCTCGCCGCGTACTCGTTCCTGTGGCCGTCTGCGGGGTCGACCCACTCCCTGTTCCTCAAGGAGTTGTACGTCCGCGACACGCTTCGCCGGCAAGGCATCGGCGTGCGCCTCATGGATGAACTGCGGGCCGTCGCCTCCGCGCGCCCGGGGTGCAGCCGGGTCGAGTGGATGACGGACCGGGATAACCCGGATGCACGCGCCTTCTATGGCGCACTCGGGTTCGCCGAGTTCGACGGGAAGGTCGTGTATCGCATGAAGACCGGCGCCGAGTGA
- a CDS encoding ATP-binding protein: MTTRRTRVAVAGDPSAVAYARDRILMQAIEWDVPIEGDMRDAVELVASELVTNAVVHSEGMVMVGLYYHPEEGRLLLVVHDGKSEPPRRQHATADDESGRGLALVDSFASRNGWELTERGKKVWAEFDVSVHAQEAGRTDPLGPRLQAVPSASTPTKRDATLRPATPARSSRDRSL; the protein is encoded by the coding sequence ATGACCACCCGACGAACCCGCGTCGCTGTAGCTGGAGACCCTTCCGCTGTGGCCTACGCCCGTGACCGCATCCTGATGCAGGCCATCGAGTGGGACGTGCCGATAGAGGGAGATATGCGGGACGCGGTCGAGCTGGTCGCCTCGGAGCTGGTCACCAACGCGGTCGTGCACAGTGAAGGCATGGTCATGGTCGGCCTCTACTACCACCCGGAGGAGGGGCGACTGCTTCTCGTCGTCCACGACGGGAAGTCCGAACCGCCCCGCCGCCAGCATGCGACAGCCGACGACGAGAGCGGGCGTGGCCTGGCCCTGGTGGATTCTTTCGCTTCTCGGAATGGCTGGGAGCTCACCGAGCGAGGCAAGAAGGTCTGGGCCGAGTTCGATGTCTCCGTTCACGCGCAGGAAGCTGGCCGAACAGATCCGTTAGGGCCGCGGCTGCAGGCCGTCCCATCGGCCAGCACTCCGACGAAGCGCGACGCCACGTTGAGACCGGCTACTCCGGCTCGGTCGTCGCGTGATCGCTCACTGTGA
- a CDS encoding XRE family transcriptional regulator: MDRTQRDPREVVAGLLSDERLLAACTQRDMGALFRLLNHRGISTRRIASAVDITQGRLYDYMNGKSRVEKLAIFEQIADALHIPGQLLGLATRRWETVPARPMLNSLELPPEGDDLTAVDAFRGADRQAGGGRLYGAVIRHLSHNVAQRLVDVDSNPQVFAAAAALTEMAGWMAHDSGRDGLAARHFSRALPLAHTSGNIPLTANIAASNSHLALQTGDTAAATHWARTGLDLTGQHPGIPALTARLHTMSARALAAASEPARAAHALDQAHQALEATAEAKHPWLSPFDSAALASESALTLRDMEQYEQALVHAERAIALRQSGRARSLALSRITLVRIHLHRDELDAAVDTGLRLLTADPTLGSVRLIHQLEDLRKPLVPHRRYPPVRDLLERFDDAKRARMLLLADIITPPGKGTAS; encoded by the coding sequence ATGGACCGTACACAGCGAGATCCGCGCGAGGTCGTCGCCGGACTTCTCAGCGATGAGCGACTCCTCGCTGCGTGCACACAGCGCGACATGGGAGCGCTGTTCCGGTTGCTCAACCACCGTGGAATCAGTACTCGGCGCATTGCGTCCGCTGTCGACATCACCCAGGGCCGACTCTACGACTACATGAACGGCAAGAGCCGCGTGGAGAAGCTCGCCATCTTCGAGCAGATCGCGGACGCCCTCCACATTCCCGGCCAGCTCCTCGGGCTCGCCACGCGGCGCTGGGAGACCGTCCCAGCCCGGCCCATGCTGAACAGTCTGGAATTGCCGCCGGAAGGTGATGACTTGACGGCGGTGGATGCGTTCCGGGGCGCTGACCGGCAGGCCGGAGGTGGGCGTCTGTACGGTGCGGTCATTCGCCACCTCAGCCACAACGTCGCCCAGCGCCTCGTCGACGTCGACAGCAATCCCCAGGTCTTCGCCGCGGCAGCCGCCCTGACCGAGATGGCCGGCTGGATGGCCCACGACTCAGGTCGCGACGGCCTCGCTGCCCGCCACTTCTCCCGCGCCCTCCCCCTCGCCCACACCTCTGGCAACATTCCCCTGACCGCCAACATCGCCGCCAGCAACAGCCACCTCGCCCTCCAAACCGGCGACACCGCAGCGGCAACCCACTGGGCCCGCACCGGCCTCGACCTAACCGGACAACACCCAGGCATCCCCGCGCTCACTGCCCGGCTGCACACCATGTCGGCCAGGGCACTGGCCGCCGCATCGGAGCCGGCCCGCGCAGCCCACGCCCTCGATCAAGCACATCAGGCTCTCGAAGCCACCGCCGAGGCCAAACACCCTTGGCTCAGCCCGTTCGACTCCGCGGCCCTGGCCAGCGAATCAGCACTCACCTTGCGTGACATGGAGCAGTACGAGCAGGCACTGGTTCATGCCGAGCGCGCCATCGCCCTGCGGCAGTCTGGTCGGGCCCGTTCCCTGGCCCTGAGTCGCATCACGTTGGTACGCATCCACCTCCACCGCGACGAGCTGGACGCTGCCGTCGACACCGGCCTCAGACTTCTTACCGCGGATCCCACCCTCGGATCGGTTCGCCTCATCCACCAACTCGAGGACCTGCGCAAACCACTGGTCCCGCACCGTCGCTATCCCCCAGTACGAGACCTCCTGGAGCGATTCGACGATGCGAAACGGGCCAGAATGCTGTTGCTCGCCGACATCATCACGCCGCCCGGGAAAGGTACTGCTTCATGA
- a CDS encoding NUDIX hydrolase has product MRPTPADPVAWNAYLAEGNATQARKRVAADIVLRDKDGRILLVNPTYKPGWDLPGGMVEANESPDDAARRELKEELGLDIRTLRLLVIDWVAPHGPWDDQLALIFDGGTLDEDQVTGLRPHDQELSELRFAPATEAVAALRERLQHRLDAALAALSDGVPRYLHDGAAIA; this is encoded by the coding sequence ATGAGGCCCACCCCAGCAGACCCCGTCGCCTGGAACGCCTACCTCGCCGAAGGAAACGCCACCCAGGCCCGCAAGCGAGTCGCGGCCGACATCGTGCTGCGGGACAAGGACGGTCGGATTCTCCTGGTCAATCCGACCTACAAGCCAGGATGGGACCTGCCCGGAGGCATGGTCGAAGCCAACGAATCCCCCGACGACGCAGCACGTCGGGAGCTCAAGGAAGAACTGGGCCTCGACATCCGGACGTTGCGGTTGCTCGTCATCGACTGGGTGGCTCCGCATGGGCCATGGGACGACCAGCTCGCCCTCATCTTCGATGGTGGAACCCTCGACGAGGACCAGGTCACCGGTCTGCGGCCACACGATCAAGAGTTGTCCGAGCTGAGATTCGCCCCGGCTACAGAGGCTGTGGCGGCGCTGCGAGAGCGGTTGCAGCACCGGCTCGACGCCGCGTTGGCAGCCCTTTCTGACGGCGTCCCCCGGTACCTGCATGATGGTGCCGCCATCGCGTAA
- a CDS encoding pore-forming ESAT-6 family protein has protein sequence MAGNQDRRSYDTGASADVQGGLQIIIGQLERVLGDRDRAVKAAMADYQADGVSDDYHGKEVRWNKAANEVREIIRLVRTTLEQNDGTAQSTLARARAAVDNIG, from the coding sequence ATGGCTGGAAACCAGGACCGTCGCTCCTACGACACCGGCGCCTCGGCCGACGTGCAGGGCGGCCTGCAGATCATCATCGGTCAGCTGGAGCGGGTGCTCGGTGACCGTGACCGCGCCGTGAAGGCCGCGATGGCCGACTACCAGGCCGACGGCGTGTCAGATGACTACCACGGCAAGGAAGTCCGCTGGAACAAGGCGGCCAACGAGGTACGGGAAATCATCCGCCTCGTACGCACCACGCTGGAACAGAACGACGGCACCGCACAGTCGACGCTCGCACGGGCGCGCGCCGCCGTCGACAACATCGGCTGA
- a CDS encoding DUF6507 family protein, whose product MTGWDIAPAGVQSVISRVREAENGLNAGIRLYGNSVQGAMTSAGTLSFDGESAGGGDKVAGLVAVALGEFVQGTERDVVSLTLRASNSANGAIEATNHYLAGELEQAWNAQRQATLAPDVTAVLEAARKKGAEK is encoded by the coding sequence GTGACGGGGTGGGACATCGCGCCTGCTGGAGTTCAGTCGGTTATCTCCAGGGTGCGTGAGGCCGAGAACGGGCTCAATGCGGGCATCAGGCTGTACGGGAACAGCGTGCAGGGCGCGATGACGTCGGCCGGCACGCTGTCATTCGACGGTGAAAGCGCGGGCGGCGGCGACAAGGTCGCGGGATTGGTGGCCGTGGCGCTAGGTGAGTTCGTCCAAGGCACCGAGCGGGATGTGGTGTCTCTGACACTGCGCGCCAGCAACTCGGCCAACGGCGCCATCGAGGCCACCAACCATTACCTGGCGGGTGAGCTGGAGCAGGCGTGGAACGCTCAGCGCCAGGCCACATTGGCCCCTGACGTGACCGCGGTACTCGAAGCCGCCCGCAAGAAGGGCGCCGAGAAGTGA
- a CDS encoding immunity 49 family protein has translation MVTSVSRHGFPAGKVAEDLPGLLYSTNRVLDRLEESRMSRSRALGSTLTVAKSYCASDSGGAKFETWEAWVTAMQVGSAIFDSAAAAEEPVPCRIGSAGQVKNLPATGPTPYTHAGAWVTSVYLATICRENKRLERLMQVPVSFLRESDAVFDEYIYDWVEALQSFWFGRATEMWDSLVSAVNGTDPGVTQTPNRELMLQILYPPLELFQLYQRQDIERFNASLAQALTWHKQYWTSDEARSLSSDGLVALGPLAVSCMAYDADFPIEIESEYLPKALLHRNWVGEFDT, from the coding sequence GTGGTCACGAGCGTATCCCGCCACGGCTTTCCCGCCGGGAAGGTCGCGGAAGACTTGCCGGGGCTCCTGTACAGCACCAACCGGGTGCTCGATCGACTTGAAGAGTCGCGAATGTCACGGTCCCGGGCCCTGGGCAGCACATTGACGGTAGCCAAGTCGTACTGTGCGAGCGACTCGGGAGGGGCGAAGTTCGAGACGTGGGAGGCCTGGGTCACGGCCATGCAGGTCGGCTCCGCCATCTTCGACTCCGCTGCGGCCGCCGAGGAGCCCGTGCCGTGCCGCATCGGGAGCGCCGGACAGGTGAAGAACCTCCCCGCGACCGGCCCGACGCCCTATACACATGCAGGAGCCTGGGTCACCTCGGTGTATCTGGCGACGATCTGTCGTGAGAATAAGCGCCTGGAACGGCTGATGCAGGTGCCGGTGTCGTTCCTTCGCGAGTCCGACGCAGTGTTCGACGAGTACATCTACGACTGGGTGGAAGCTCTGCAGAGCTTCTGGTTCGGCAGAGCTACGGAGATGTGGGACAGCCTGGTCTCCGCGGTCAACGGAACCGATCCCGGGGTCACCCAGACACCTAACCGCGAGTTGATGCTCCAGATCCTCTATCCTCCGCTTGAGCTCTTCCAGTTGTACCAACGTCAGGACATCGAACGCTTCAATGCATCACTGGCCCAGGCTCTCACTTGGCACAAGCAGTACTGGACCAGTGACGAAGCACGTTCACTCAGCAGCGACGGTCTGGTGGCCCTCGGCCCACTGGCAGTTTCCTGCATGGCCTACGATGCCGACTTTCCGATCGAGATCGAGTCCGAGTACCTGCCCAAGGCCCTCTTGCATCGCAACTGGGTTGGCGAATTCGACACATAG
- the eccD gene encoding type VII secretion integral membrane protein EccD: protein MSRTSSTSRTALSRVTLVGEQRRVDLVLPSQEPIGLLIPEVMRLLGDQAGPRPMLRHLVTADGSALAHDGTLESAGVPDGAVLRLVRVEDAPSAPVVHDVTDEAADDLDVRAWRWRPSARRVVAGLATVFWVVVAGVLAAREFELAAAGQALAAVAVVLGVAGALLGWRKQAGLATTLIVSAGASGALCMWALGDANAWGNPVLVAGFALDAVLVLLLLGWFSPLGRGALIGAVAALGCLVLWEAAFALQDGARTGVEQARMGALLAVVSVVVLGVLPRVALMASGLSGLDDRRTGGASVSRYQVGTALSATHRGLALAAVVLAVSAAAAGVLVLRAPSVWTVLVAAVTAVVLALRARAYPLVAEVVGLFAASAVVVVGLVGVWTERSGAEGPMALLVVLALIPLVVLAVQPAEHVRVRLRRVGDVLESVGVISLLPLVIGVFGVYGRLLDTFA, encoded by the coding sequence TTGAGCCGCACGAGCAGTACGAGCCGTACGGCCTTGAGCCGGGTCACTCTGGTGGGAGAGCAGCGGCGGGTGGACCTCGTGCTCCCTTCCCAGGAGCCCATCGGCCTGCTGATTCCCGAAGTTATGCGGCTGCTCGGCGATCAGGCCGGGCCCCGGCCCATGCTGCGGCACCTCGTTACGGCGGATGGTTCGGCACTGGCGCACGACGGGACCCTGGAGTCGGCCGGTGTGCCGGACGGTGCCGTGTTGCGGCTGGTGCGTGTCGAGGATGCGCCGTCCGCGCCCGTGGTGCATGACGTCACCGATGAAGCTGCTGATGATCTGGATGTGCGGGCCTGGCGGTGGCGGCCCTCTGCTCGGCGGGTTGTGGCCGGGCTGGCGACTGTGTTCTGGGTGGTGGTGGCCGGGGTGTTGGCCGCCCGCGAGTTCGAGTTGGCGGCGGCGGGCCAGGCGTTGGCAGCTGTCGCCGTTGTGCTGGGTGTTGCCGGGGCTCTGTTGGGGTGGCGGAAGCAGGCCGGACTTGCCACCACCTTGATCGTGTCCGCCGGTGCCTCGGGGGCGCTCTGCATGTGGGCGTTGGGTGATGCGAATGCCTGGGGGAACCCGGTGCTCGTGGCGGGCTTCGCTCTCGACGCCGTACTTGTGCTGTTGCTTCTGGGGTGGTTTTCGCCGCTGGGGCGGGGGGCGTTGATCGGCGCTGTGGCCGCTCTGGGGTGTCTGGTCCTGTGGGAAGCGGCCTTCGCGCTGCAGGACGGTGCTCGGACCGGGGTCGAGCAGGCCCGGATGGGGGCGTTGCTCGCTGTCGTGTCGGTGGTGGTACTTGGGGTGTTGCCACGGGTTGCCTTGATGGCGTCGGGGTTGTCGGGGCTTGATGACCGGCGTACCGGTGGGGCTTCGGTGAGCCGTTATCAGGTGGGTACCGCGTTGAGTGCCACGCATCGCGGACTGGCTCTGGCCGCCGTCGTGTTGGCCGTCTCTGCCGCGGCGGCCGGAGTGTTGGTGTTGCGTGCCCCCTCGGTGTGGACCGTCCTGGTGGCTGCGGTCACCGCTGTGGTCCTTGCGCTGCGGGCGCGGGCCTATCCGCTCGTCGCCGAAGTCGTGGGGTTGTTCGCCGCCTCGGCCGTCGTCGTGGTGGGCTTGGTCGGGGTGTGGACGGAGCGGTCGGGTGCCGAGGGGCCGATGGCTCTGCTGGTCGTGTTGGCCCTGATTCCTCTGGTGGTGCTTGCGGTGCAGCCCGCCGAGCATGTGCGGGTGCGGCTTCGCCGTGTCGGTGACGTGCTGGAGTCGGTGGGGGTGATTTCCCTGTTGCCTCTGGTCATCGGGGTGTTCGGTGTGTACGGGCGACTGCTCGACACCTTCGCGTAG